TATGAAAGCTAACATCAATGCTAATACTCTTTTCAACATTTTTTCTCCTCCTTGAATTATAGAAAATAATCTGTCCTAATTATAACGTATCCCACTTCATAACAAAAGCATTTTTTACAAAATTGTTACAATTCGGTTACAATAAAACGTTTTTAATAAATTTCAGGGCGCCTGTGTTTTAATAACGGAAGCTGGCTTCTGATATCCTCTGCATAGTCGGGATCAATTTCTGCAAGGACAATTGATTCTCTTGAATCTGTTTTCCCGCAAAATTCTCCCCACGGATTGACGACGCAGGAATGACCATAGGCATGATAGGATCCTGCCAAATCTCTTGCAGGAGACACCGCCGCAAAATAGAGCTGATTGTCAACGGCTCTTGCCCTCATAGTCAGATCCCAGTGAGCTGGTCCTGTAGTCATATTAAATGCTCCCGGTAAAATCACAAGCTTGACTCCATCCAGAGTCATACTGCTGAAGAGTTCTGGGAATCTTACATCGTAGCAGATAGCAGTTCCAACCTTGCAGAACTCAGTGTCAAAAACAGTGCTCTTGTTTCCTGGAGATAAGGTTTCCGACTCCATAAATCGAATCCCTCCCTTGATATCAATATCGAAGAGATGTATTTTTCTGTGCTTTCCGATCAATTCTCCTTCCCTGTTAAAAGAGTAACTTGTGTTGTAAACCTTTCCGTCATCCAGCTCAGGGATAGATCCGCCGATAAGGTAAATTCCCAGCTCCTTTGCAATATCGGATAGAAATTCCAGCGTCTGACCTTCACCTTCTTCCGCATATTCCCGGAAATACTTATTTGAGTAAGGGCAATTAAACATTTCTGGCAGCGCTGCCATAGCCGCCCCCTTATCAGCTGCTTGGCGCAGCATAGAACCTGCTTTGGAGAGATTAAGCTTCTTGTTATCGGTTACCATCATCTGGCAAAGTGCTAATTGAAAGGTCATCACAACTCCTCCTTGAATAAACGCTAATGAAAGGCTTTGAGTCTTATTATATAAGAAAACTACCAAATTATCTATTGATCCTTTCATAAATTTCTATGGATCGAGCTTATCTATGATACAATGATTCTAGAAAATCATGATTTAAGTAAATAACAATAATAAGGAGGGGAAAATCGTGGCCATCACGTCAGAAGAATACAAAAAAATAGAAATGCTGAATCTTGATAAGCACATTCAGCTTGTTGATGGTTATATCGCAACAGGCTTAGATATAGATGATATCACCATACATTACGCTGTCGATCAAGAGAGAATTCTCATCGTTCTACATAGCTATGGCTTTTCTGCAGGACCGGTACATGGAGATGAAACAGACTCAAAGAAAATGTATAAGGGCCTCCCTTTTCAATACATTGAAGCATACGTAAAAGAATATTACCCCGGTT
This genomic window from Clostridiales bacterium contains:
- a CDS encoding carbon-nitrogen hydrolase family protein, with amino-acid sequence MTFQLALCQMMVTDNKKLNLSKAGSMLRQAADKGAAMAALPEMFNCPYSNKYFREYAEEGEGQTLEFLSDIAKELGIYLIGGSIPELDDGKVYNTSYSFNREGELIGKHRKIHLFDIDIKGGIRFMESETLSPGNKSTVFDTEFCKVGTAICYDVRFPELFSSMTLDGVKLVILPGAFNMTTGPAHWDLTMRARAVDNQLYFAAVSPARDLAGSYHAYGHSCVVNPWGEFCGKTDSRESIVLAEIDPDYAEDIRSQLPLLKHRRPEIY